A single genomic interval of bacterium harbors:
- a CDS encoding Lrp/AsnC family transcriptional regulator has product MPRRSRNLDDTDRQIVTLLQDQARASNLSIARRLGVSEATVRKRVARLLRGRQIDFVLAVNPGLFGYERIAFIGVQVDIDKAVGAAEALCRLDAVNFLAYTSGTYDFLIIGQFRSDEELVDFLTQQVGKIPGVRRTETTFILKVTKRSALWGLPGPATRDLPGGRVPERSESHRVKSSR; this is encoded by the coding sequence GTGCCTCGCCGGAGTCGTAACCTCGACGACACCGACCGGCAGATCGTTACTCTGTTGCAGGATCAGGCGCGGGCATCCAATCTGTCCATCGCCCGGCGGCTCGGAGTCTCCGAAGCCACCGTCAGGAAGCGCGTGGCGCGTCTCCTCCGCGGCCGGCAAATCGACTTTGTCCTCGCGGTGAACCCGGGACTCTTCGGATATGAACGGATCGCGTTCATCGGAGTCCAGGTCGACATCGACAAGGCTGTCGGCGCGGCAGAAGCCCTTTGTCGTCTGGACGCAGTCAACTTTCTGGCCTATACAAGCGGCACCTACGATTTTCTGATTATCGGCCAGTTTCGCTCCGACGAGGAACTCGTCGATTTCCTGACACAGCAGGTCGGCAAGATCCCCGGCGTGCGGCGGACGGAAACGACCTTCATCCTCAAAGTTACGAAACGGTCGGCCTTGTGGGGACTTCCAGGACCCGCAACGCGCGATCTCCCCGGGGGGCGTGTGCCGGAGCGTTCCGAGTCGCACCGCGTGAAAAGTTCGCGATGA
- a CDS encoding pyridoxal phosphate-dependent aminotransferase → MSSLSQHDRPQSAHMVVPLADRVRSLEAGRAGVLMDMLRGRPDGIGLGRGDPDLPTPAHVVAAGREALEKGLTKYTALRGIPELRRAVADKLRRDNGIDVDPDTEVVITTGTQEAVFVTLCALLNPGDEIVMADPYYNSYATMLHYLGARLVGVPTSPVDGFQIDPAEFEKRITPRTKAIVLLTPNNPTGTVYPRDRLEGLARVAARHGLYLVSDELYETLVFDGQPFSIASMPEMRGRTITINGFSKAYSMTGWRVGYIAGPREVVDALVTVRHTLTICAPSISQYAAVAALTGPQDLLAERREIFQRRRDFAMARLAEAGIPCVRPGGTFYVFVDIRPSGLSSEDYAFAVMEREGVFVYPGGYFGAEGEGFERISMVVPEPVLRDAVHRMARVFRRSR, encoded by the coding sequence ATGAGCAGCCTCTCTCAACACGACCGGCCGCAGAGCGCGCACATGGTCGTACCGCTGGCCGATCGCGTGCGCTCGCTCGAGGCCGGTCGAGCCGGAGTCCTCATGGACATGCTGCGGGGGCGGCCCGACGGCATCGGCCTCGGACGGGGTGATCCGGATCTCCCGACGCCGGCGCACGTCGTCGCCGCGGGGCGGGAGGCGCTGGAAAAGGGCCTGACCAAGTACACCGCGCTTCGCGGGATCCCCGAGCTCCGGCGTGCGGTTGCCGACAAACTGCGACGCGACAACGGCATCGACGTCGATCCCGACACCGAGGTCGTCATCACCACGGGGACGCAGGAGGCGGTGTTCGTCACCCTGTGCGCGCTGCTAAACCCCGGCGACGAGATCGTGATGGCGGACCCCTACTACAACTCGTATGCGACGATGCTCCACTACCTCGGCGCGCGGCTTGTCGGGGTTCCCACGTCGCCGGTGGACGGATTCCAGATTGATCCTGCGGAGTTCGAGAAGCGCATCACGCCGCGGACCAAGGCGATCGTGCTGCTGACGCCCAACAACCCGACCGGGACCGTCTACCCGCGTGACCGGCTCGAGGGGCTCGCGCGCGTGGCCGCGCGGCATGGCCTCTACCTGGTTTCCGACGAGCTGTACGAGACGCTCGTCTTTGACGGCCAGCCGTTCAGCATCGCCTCGATGCCCGAAATGCGCGGCCGCACAATCACCATCAACGGCTTCTCCAAAGCGTACTCGATGACCGGCTGGCGCGTCGGGTACATCGCCGGTCCGCGCGAAGTGGTCGACGCGTTGGTGACCGTCCGGCATACGCTGACGATCTGCGCCCCCAGCATCTCGCAATACGCGGCGGTCGCCGCGCTGACGGGGCCGCAGGACCTTCTCGCGGAGCGGCGCGAGATTTTCCAGCGACGGCGGGACTTCGCGATGGCCCGGCTCGCGGAGGCGGGGATCCCGTGCGTGCGGCCCGGCGGCACGTTCTACGTCTTCGTCGACATTCGCCCCTCGGGGCTGTCCTCTGAGGACTACGCCTTCGCGGTGATGGAGCGGGAAGGCGTGTTCGTGTATCCGGGCGGCTACTTCGGCGCCGAGGGTGAGGGGTTCGAGCGCATCTCGATGGTGGTGCCCGAGCCGGTACTTCGCGACGCCGTGCATCGCATGGCCCGCGTTTTCCGGAGGTCCCGCTAG
- a CDS encoding NAD(P)-dependent oxidoreductase, whose amino-acid sequence MSGPLRIFITEPRDHPAIAKLREIGEVRQGPSNRRMDDTELAQELRDTHAVLITSRDRVTGPMIEQAGALRVVAKFGARPENVDWDTARRRGVRILWAPEANSDSVAEYTVLLILAHLRQLVPAVRHVREGGWRDTLAFGRELRGRTVGLIGLGNVGARVARCLGGFGVTLLGSDPVVPADRAAAAGVRLVALSELLAQSDIVCLHAMVTPETRRMIDAAALRRMKPHALLVNTARGALVDEDALLEALAGGRIGGACVDVFAGEPVTEGNPLLAAPRTIVSPHIAAHTVEAQDREVTQTIEDVVRVLTGREPVHSPGA is encoded by the coding sequence ATGAGCGGGCCGCTTCGCATTTTCATCACCGAGCCGAGAGACCACCCGGCGATCGCGAAACTTCGCGAGATTGGCGAAGTCCGGCAAGGACCATCGAATCGGCGGATGGACGATACCGAACTTGCGCAGGAGTTGCGCGATACCCATGCGGTGCTGATCACGTCCCGAGACCGGGTCACAGGGCCCATGATCGAGCAGGCCGGCGCGCTGCGCGTGGTCGCCAAGTTCGGCGCTCGGCCGGAGAACGTTGATTGGGATACGGCGCGCCGCCGCGGAGTCCGCATTCTCTGGGCGCCGGAAGCCAACTCCGACAGCGTCGCCGAGTATACGGTGCTGCTGATCCTCGCGCACCTTCGCCAGCTCGTGCCGGCCGTGCGGCATGTCCGTGAGGGGGGCTGGCGCGACACATTGGCTTTCGGCCGCGAGTTGCGCGGCCGGACGGTCGGACTGATCGGACTCGGTAATGTCGGCGCCCGGGTGGCGCGGTGTCTCGGCGGTTTCGGCGTCACGCTTCTCGGAAGCGATCCCGTAGTGCCGGCCGACCGCGCCGCGGCGGCGGGCGTGCGGCTCGTGGCCCTATCGGAGTTGTTGGCACAGTCGGATATCGTGTGCCTCCACGCCATGGTCACGCCGGAAACACGTCGTATGATCGACGCGGCGGCGTTGCGGCGCATGAAGCCGCACGCGCTACTTGTGAATACGGCGCGCGGCGCGCTCGTCGATGAGGATGCCCTCCTCGAGGCGCTGGCCGGGGGACGCATCGGGGGCGCCTGCGTCGATGTCTTCGCCGGCGAACCCGTCACCGAGGGGAATCCGCTGCTGGCGGCGCCGCGGACGATCGTCTCGCCGCACATCGCGGCGCATACGGTAGAAGCCCAGGACCGCGAGGTGACACAGACGATCGAGGATGTCGTCCGCGTCCTCACAGGACGCGAACCGGTCCACTCGCCGGGCGCCTAG
- a CDS encoding ABC transporter permease: MLSSTRGFDTSAPGAALRGTGRSRRLSRRIARWGVSGAVGVLLLMLLVLVAAIGPLLVGNPMQMDVPSRLLPPSAAHAMGTDEFGRDILTRVVHGARISLGAGVGVVFVGLGIGLTMGVVAAYRGGTLGLAVMSLVDIMLALPGVLLAIVIAALLSPRLGTAIVAVGLVTIPYYARLVWSVTQTVRLREYVEAARAAGASDGRIIVRHVLPGVLPPALVQATLGVGNGILSVSALSFLGVGAQPPTPEWGLMLSEAQRFILLAPYMGIFPGLGIMVAVLSFNLIGDALRDLLDPVLAQAVRR, encoded by the coding sequence ATGCTTTCCTCGACCCGCGGATTCGATACTAGCGCGCCGGGCGCCGCGCTCCGGGGCACGGGCCGGTCCCGACGGTTGTCCCGCCGGATCGCGCGCTGGGGCGTGAGCGGCGCCGTCGGCGTGCTCTTGCTCATGCTCCTCGTGCTCGTCGCGGCGATCGGCCCCCTGCTGGTCGGAAACCCGATGCAGATGGACGTGCCGAGTCGCCTGCTACCGCCGTCGGCCGCGCACGCGATGGGGACCGACGAGTTCGGCCGGGACATCCTCACCCGCGTGGTGCACGGCGCGCGGATCTCACTCGGTGCGGGGGTCGGCGTGGTGTTCGTTGGCCTGGGCATCGGTCTGACGATGGGCGTGGTCGCGGCGTACCGCGGCGGGACGCTCGGGCTCGCGGTGATGAGTTTGGTCGATATCATGCTGGCCCTGCCGGGCGTGCTGCTCGCGATCGTGATCGCCGCGCTCCTGTCACCGCGCCTCGGGACGGCGATTGTCGCCGTCGGGCTGGTCACGATCCCTTACTACGCTCGGCTGGTGTGGAGCGTCACGCAGACGGTCCGGCTCCGGGAGTACGTCGAGGCCGCGCGTGCGGCGGGGGCCTCGGATGGCCGCATCATCGTACGGCATGTGCTCCCGGGCGTCCTGCCGCCCGCGCTGGTGCAGGCGACGTTGGGCGTGGGGAACGGCATTCTGTCGGTGTCGGCGCTCAGCTTCCTGGGGGTCGGTGCGCAGCCGCCGACCCCGGAATGGGGGCTGATGCTAAGCGAGGCGCAGCGGTTCATCCTGCTCGCGCCCTACATGGGCATCTTCCCCGGTCTCGGGATCATGGTGGCCGTCCTCAGCTTCAATCTGATCGGCGATGCCCTGCGGGACCTGCTCGATCCCGTGCTGGCGCAGGCCGTGCGGCGATAA
- a CDS encoding aminopeptidase: protein MNLPSMAAGALTIVRTCAAVAPGEDVLIVTDVAVPPEVAEALAFAAAAAGGTPSTLTMPRPDRPGAEPPRLVAEAMKHADVVLAPTSLSIFHTEAARNACAAGARMLAISECRAETLAGGGITADFAVQAGVAERLARRLVGKDLVLCTPAGTRLRTKLDDRAAVANTGLVTRPGARSGVPTIEAYVAPLEGTAEGVAVIDASIGILGLVSAPVTITFRAGRAVAFDGRSQAHALRDLVERVGSADAFMLSEVGIGLNPQARVVGRIIEDEGTYGTCHIALGSNVHFGGRLDVPFHLDMVMWTPDILVDGRALMEGGRLVEEATR from the coding sequence ATGAATCTGCCGTCCATGGCTGCGGGCGCCCTCACGATCGTCCGGACGTGTGCAGCGGTCGCGCCCGGTGAAGACGTGCTGATCGTGACCGACGTCGCGGTTCCGCCCGAGGTGGCCGAGGCGTTGGCGTTTGCCGCCGCGGCGGCCGGCGGGACCCCGAGCACGCTGACCATGCCCCGCCCGGACCGCCCGGGGGCGGAACCGCCGCGGCTCGTCGCCGAGGCGATGAAGCACGCCGACGTCGTGTTGGCGCCGACGAGTCTCAGCATCTTTCACACCGAAGCGGCCCGAAACGCGTGCGCGGCCGGAGCGCGGATGCTGGCGATCAGCGAGTGCCGGGCCGAGACGCTCGCCGGCGGCGGGATCACGGCCGACTTCGCGGTGCAGGCCGGTGTGGCCGAGCGCCTCGCCCGCCGGCTCGTGGGCAAGGACTTGGTGCTGTGCACGCCGGCCGGCACACGGTTGCGGACGAAGCTCGACGACCGCGCGGCCGTCGCCAACACCGGACTCGTCACCCGGCCCGGCGCGCGGTCCGGGGTGCCGACGATCGAGGCGTACGTCGCGCCGCTTGAGGGCACCGCCGAGGGCGTGGCGGTCATCGACGCGAGCATCGGTATCCTCGGGCTGGTCTCGGCGCCGGTGACGATCACGTTCCGCGCCGGGCGCGCCGTCGCGTTCGACGGCCGCTCGCAGGCGCACGCGCTGCGCGACTTGGTGGAGCGGGTCGGCAGCGCGGACGCGTTCATGCTGAGCGAAGTGGGCATCGGCCTCAACCCCCAGGCACGCGTCGTCGGCCGCATCATCGAAGATGAAGGGACGTACGGCACATGCCACATCGCCCTCGGCAGCAACGTCCACTTCGGCGGACGCCTCGACGTGCCGTTTCATCTGGACATGGTGATGTGGACCCCGGATATTCTTGTCGACGGCCGCGCGCTCATGGAGGGGGGACGGTTGGTGGAGGAGGCAACGAGATGA
- a CDS encoding ABC transporter permease has protein sequence MVRYLARRVLVFVPSLLLVSIITFVMVRTAGGDPASLKLGLHASPESLARMRREMGLADPWPVQYGHWLADAVRGNLGRSYLTGSNVTYELLNRFPATLELTLASMIVAVPVGVAIGTVSAVRSHTVVDNLSMMGGLVGISIPTFWLGVMLIVIFAVWLGLVPVAGSVDVHMGVYPITGFSLIDGFVEEGWPGLWDAARHLILPAVTLAGWPTAILARHMRSSLLEVLHQDYTRTARAKGLRFLRLVWRHAFPNALIPVVTIAALETGYLLGGAVITETVFAWPGIGNLTIQALAARDYMLVQGTVLLFAVVFAALNILADVTYAFLDPRIRY, from the coding sequence GTGGTTCGCTATCTGGCGCGGCGGGTCTTGGTCTTTGTGCCGAGCCTTCTGCTTGTCTCGATCATCACGTTCGTCATGGTGAGAACGGCCGGGGGCGACCCGGCGTCGCTCAAACTGGGTTTGCATGCCTCCCCCGAATCGCTGGCGCGCATGCGGCGCGAGATGGGACTTGCCGACCCGTGGCCGGTGCAGTACGGGCACTGGCTCGCCGACGCCGTGCGCGGCAACCTGGGCCGATCGTACCTGACCGGTTCGAACGTCACATACGAGCTGCTGAACCGCTTCCCGGCCACCCTCGAGCTCACGCTCGCATCCATGATCGTCGCCGTGCCGGTCGGCGTGGCCATCGGCACGGTGTCGGCGGTACGGTCCCACACGGTCGTGGACAACCTCAGCATGATGGGCGGCCTCGTTGGGATTTCGATCCCGACGTTTTGGCTCGGGGTGATGCTCATCGTGATCTTCGCGGTCTGGCTCGGGCTGGTGCCCGTGGCGGGCAGCGTCGACGTCCATATGGGCGTCTACCCGATCACCGGGTTCTCGCTGATCGACGGCTTCGTCGAAGAAGGATGGCCCGGACTCTGGGACGCGGCGCGGCATCTCATCCTGCCCGCCGTGACGCTGGCCGGCTGGCCCACGGCCATTCTCGCCCGGCACATGCGGAGCAGTCTGCTCGAGGTGCTGCACCAAGACTACACTCGCACCGCGCGCGCCAAAGGACTGCGATTTCTCCGCCTGGTATGGCGGCACGCGTTTCCGAACGCGCTCATTCCGGTCGTGACGATCGCCGCGCTGGAAACCGGGTATCTGCTCGGGGGCGCCGTGATCACGGAGACGGTATTTGCCTGGCCCGGCATCGGCAACTTGACGATCCAGGCCCTCGCCGCGCGCGACTACATGCTCGTGCAGGGCACCGTCCTGCTGTTCGCGGTAGTGTTCGCCGCGCTCAACATTCTTGCCGACGTGACGTATGCTTTCCTCGACCCGCGGATTCGATACTAG
- a CDS encoding dihydrodipicolinate synthase family protein: MYRPTGIVASLVTNFTPSGTLDPKGIATTVDFLARQGVHAVCVCGGTGEALSLTDAEHAAAVEAAVEGAAGRCRVVAGALYIDPARIAAAGRAAARAGADAVMIIAPYFVRPSSDDIYAHVADLADRVELPLIVFNSPGRAGLDMDVRLLIRIAARIPKVVGFKEASGDLAKFARVVREVPSDFCVLQGLDDLVLPSLALGGAGALITLGAVIPRVFVKLYDAVRRNDLAAARALQLAALPIADAVYETPNPSGTKRLLDLLGRPGGPVRPPLRTAQPGEDVHLARLLPMIEQLEPEAVAGAVGQPRR; this comes from the coding sequence ATGTACCGTCCCACCGGGATCGTCGCATCGCTGGTCACCAACTTTACGCCGTCGGGGACCTTGGATCCCAAAGGCATCGCGACGACAGTGGACTTTTTGGCGCGGCAGGGCGTCCATGCCGTTTGCGTCTGCGGCGGCACCGGTGAAGCGCTCTCCTTGACCGATGCGGAACACGCCGCGGCCGTCGAGGCGGCGGTGGAAGGCGCCGCGGGGCGCTGCCGTGTTGTTGCCGGCGCGCTGTACATCGATCCGGCACGAATCGCCGCCGCCGGGCGGGCCGCGGCCCGCGCGGGAGCGGACGCGGTGATGATCATCGCGCCGTATTTCGTCCGGCCGTCCTCAGACGACATCTACGCGCACGTTGCGGACCTCGCCGATCGCGTCGAGCTGCCGTTGATTGTGTTCAATTCGCCGGGCCGGGCCGGACTCGACATGGACGTCCGCCTCCTGATCCGCATCGCCGCGCGGATTCCCAAGGTGGTGGGCTTCAAAGAAGCGAGCGGCGATCTCGCCAAATTCGCCCGCGTCGTACGCGAAGTCCCGTCCGATTTCTGCGTCTTGCAGGGGTTGGACGACCTGGTGCTGCCGTCCCTCGCCTTGGGCGGCGCCGGCGCGCTCATCACGCTGGGCGCGGTCATCCCAAGGGTCTTCGTCAAGCTGTACGATGCCGTCCGGCGTAACGATCTCGCGGCCGCTCGGGCGCTGCAGCTGGCGGCGTTGCCGATCGCCGACGCCGTGTACGAGACCCCGAACCCGAGCGGCACCAAGCGGCTGCTCGACTTGCTGGGACGGCCCGGCGGTCCCGTCCGGCCTCCGCTGCGGACGGCGCAGCCCGGTGAGGACGTGCATCTCGCGCGCCTGCTGCCGATGATCGAGCAGCTCGAACCTGAAGCCGTTGCAGGCGCCGTCGGGCAGCCCCGGAGGTAA
- a CDS encoding ABC transporter substrate-binding protein → MDERVQQLVIEFKAGRYTRRQFVQKVLGLGVATAALPALFEMAGETFGQPSTLPAAEAAGQRALVVGIPENITNPDPVILGSAGYGDIKVVNNNINEPIVRFKTGTVQLEPCLATSWDISPDGLVYTFHLRPATFHDGTPVTAAAVKLNYDRQIDEKNPYHFQGITYTEIVFTDVGKIEALNDRTLQITQKRPSVTLLSDLALFAEGIVSPAALQKYGKDYAMHPMGSGPYKFERWTKGVQFVQTAYDRYWGGRPSIDRVIWKTVADNTVRLEQLRTGELDVSTELDFKDVASLRSDKRLKVINGNFLDTQYLILNQHKPPFDKKEARQAVQLAVNKANIAKVVFYGNYTVGAGPVPPGLLAYDAGLAKVYPHDTARAKALLEKAGANNMAITLLHKTEGFWPEEAQLIQADLQAAGLKVTLQGVEEASFYSKINASEHQLALNDWVMDTSDPDDIMWSIFSTKRARQRMGYENPEVDKLNKDAQVERNVDKRREMYLRAQRMILDDGPFVTLGYAQRAMGAKANVTGLLVGPLGDVVIRGVKIG, encoded by the coding sequence ATGGACGAACGGGTGCAACAACTGGTTATCGAGTTCAAGGCCGGGCGCTACACGCGCCGGCAGTTCGTACAAAAGGTCCTGGGGCTTGGGGTCGCAACCGCGGCCCTCCCGGCCCTCTTCGAGATGGCCGGGGAGACGTTCGGGCAGCCGTCGACGCTGCCCGCCGCCGAGGCCGCGGGCCAGCGGGCCCTCGTCGTCGGCATCCCTGAGAACATCACGAACCCCGATCCGGTGATCCTCGGCAGCGCCGGATACGGCGACATCAAAGTCGTGAACAACAACATCAACGAGCCGATCGTCCGCTTCAAGACCGGGACGGTCCAGCTGGAGCCTTGTCTGGCGACGTCGTGGGACATCTCCCCCGATGGCCTCGTCTACACGTTCCACCTGCGGCCCGCCACGTTCCATGACGGCACACCGGTGACGGCCGCGGCCGTCAAGCTCAACTACGATCGCCAGATCGACGAGAAAAACCCCTATCACTTCCAGGGGATCACCTACACCGAGATCGTCTTCACCGACGTCGGCAAGATCGAGGCGCTCAACGACCGCACACTGCAGATCACGCAGAAGCGTCCCTCGGTCACGCTGCTCTCCGACTTGGCGCTCTTCGCCGAGGGGATCGTTAGCCCGGCGGCCCTGCAGAAGTACGGCAAGGACTACGCGATGCACCCCATGGGGAGCGGGCCGTACAAGTTCGAGCGGTGGACGAAGGGCGTGCAGTTCGTGCAGACGGCCTACGACCGCTACTGGGGCGGCCGGCCCTCGATCGACCGTGTCATTTGGAAGACGGTCGCGGACAACACCGTCAGGTTGGAGCAGCTCCGCACGGGCGAGCTCGACGTCTCGACGGAGCTGGACTTCAAGGACGTCGCGAGTTTGCGGAGCGACAAGCGGCTCAAGGTCATCAACGGCAACTTTCTCGACACGCAGTACCTGATCCTGAACCAGCACAAGCCGCCGTTCGACAAGAAGGAAGCGCGGCAGGCGGTCCAATTGGCGGTCAACAAAGCCAACATCGCCAAGGTCGTCTTCTACGGCAACTATACGGTCGGCGCCGGACCGGTGCCCCCCGGACTGCTCGCGTACGACGCCGGCCTCGCGAAGGTCTACCCGCATGACACGGCCCGCGCCAAAGCGCTGTTGGAGAAGGCGGGGGCAAACAACATGGCGATTACGCTGCTGCACAAGACCGAAGGCTTCTGGCCGGAAGAGGCGCAGCTGATTCAAGCGGACCTTCAGGCGGCGGGGTTGAAGGTGACCCTGCAAGGAGTCGAGGAAGCGAGTTTCTACTCGAAGATCAACGCCAGCGAGCATCAGCTCGCGTTGAACGACTGGGTCATGGACACGAGCGATCCGGACGACATCATGTGGTCCATCTTCAGCACCAAGCGGGCGCGGCAGCGCATGGGCTATGAGAACCCGGAGGTCGACAAGCTGAACAAGGACGCCCAGGTGGAACGGAACGTCGACAAGCGCCGGGAGATGTATCTCCGGGCGCAGCGGATGATCTTGGACGATGGGCCGTTCGTCACACTTGGCTATGCGCAGCGCGCCATGGGCGCCAAGGCCAACGTCACCGGCCTTCTCGTCGGGCCGCTCGGCGATGTCGTCATCCGGGGCGTGAAGATCGGCTGA
- a CDS encoding RidA family protein: MRRTINTPEAYRSKSPLAQAIVDEGLVFVSGMPPVDREGQTVGADITTQTHQVMQNLKTILEAAGVSMSEVVRTTVFFTHREDYAALDAAYHEYFPAGFPSRSALIVAGLVRPEWRIEIDAIATVTAAGRSRPDA, from the coding sequence ATGAGACGGACGATCAATACGCCGGAGGCGTACCGGTCGAAATCCCCGTTGGCCCAGGCGATCGTGGACGAGGGCCTTGTCTTCGTCTCCGGGATGCCCCCGGTCGACCGTGAGGGGCAAACTGTCGGCGCCGACATTACGACGCAGACCCACCAGGTGATGCAGAATCTGAAGACGATCCTTGAAGCGGCGGGCGTGTCGATGAGCGAGGTCGTCCGGACCACGGTGTTTTTCACGCACCGGGAAGATTATGCCGCGTTGGACGCGGCATACCACGAGTACTTCCCGGCCGGATTCCCGTCCCGCTCGGCGCTCATTGTCGCGGGGCTCGTACGCCCGGAGTGGCGCATCGAAATCGATGCGATCGCCACGGTGACGGCCGCCGGAAGGAGTCGCCCCGATGCGTGA
- a CDS encoding D-cysteine desulfhydrase family protein, translating to MQFARLPRYRLASLPTPLEEAPGLRRALGTACPRIFIKRDDLTGLGMGGNKVRKLEYHLGEALAQGCDVLVTSGAIQSNHCRITAAAARRAGLDAVLVLRPGESEAVQGNLLLDRVLGARVHIARAPTAAAVDGMLAEQVDALRGEGRRPYLVPKGASTPLGAAAYAEAFMELLTQTTALGVAVDAIVFCTGSGGTHAGLLGGARLFQSGVDIVGVADGATRQELLPVVLRLITGMAERCQFAVSVEPDAVVVLEEYGGTYGVPTPACVEAIRLAARTEGLILDPVYTGKAMAGLSDLVRRGRWTADQTIVFWHTGGQPALFAFADVVGAAG from the coding sequence ATGCAGTTCGCGCGCTTGCCACGGTATCGCCTGGCGTCGCTGCCGACGCCGCTCGAGGAAGCGCCCGGACTGCGGCGGGCGCTCGGGACGGCCTGTCCCAGAATCTTCATCAAGCGTGATGACCTCACCGGCCTCGGCATGGGCGGGAACAAGGTCCGTAAGCTCGAGTACCATCTCGGCGAGGCGCTGGCCCAGGGGTGCGACGTGCTCGTCACATCCGGCGCGATCCAGTCCAACCATTGCCGGATTACGGCCGCGGCCGCCCGCCGTGCCGGACTCGACGCCGTCTTGGTCCTGCGGCCGGGTGAATCCGAAGCGGTGCAGGGAAACCTGCTCCTGGACCGCGTGCTCGGGGCCCGAGTGCACATTGCCCGGGCTCCCACGGCCGCGGCGGTCGACGGCATGCTCGCCGAGCAGGTGGATGCGCTGCGCGGCGAAGGCCGGCGTCCCTACCTCGTGCCGAAAGGCGCATCGACGCCGCTGGGGGCGGCGGCGTACGCCGAGGCGTTCATGGAACTTCTGACGCAGACGACCGCGCTTGGGGTCGCCGTGGACGCGATCGTCTTTTGCACGGGATCCGGCGGCACCCACGCCGGGCTGCTGGGCGGGGCGCGGCTCTTCCAGAGCGGCGTCGACATCGTGGGGGTCGCGGATGGGGCCACCCGCCAAGAGTTGCTCCCCGTCGTCTTGCGGTTGATCACAGGCATGGCGGAGCGCTGCCAGTTCGCGGTCTCCGTCGAGCCGGACGCCGTCGTCGTGCTTGAGGAATACGGCGGCACGTATGGGGTGCCCACCCCGGCATGCGTCGAGGCGATCCGGCTGGCCGCGCGGACCGAAGGCCTCATTCTCGATCCTGTCTATACCGGAAAAGCGATGGCCGGTTTGAGCGATCTCGTCCGGCGCGGCCGGTGGACGGCCGACCAGACCATCGTATTCTGGCACACCGGTGGACAGCCGGCGCTCTTTGCTTTCGCGGATGTCGTGGGGGCCGCCGGATGA
- a CDS encoding pyridoxal-phosphate dependent enzyme, with protein sequence MRDRLAAGLARRPHAPVGIFPTPLQHMAQLSGRLSRPVYFKREDLAGLAIGGSKIRILRHTAGDALNRGANLFVAGGYVQSNHPTQVASVGCALGIATELVLDTTKGWEMEGNMLLATLMGVRVHYVREGSYEAVRDACRRHVARLNSRGRRAHLLTLTPEIHALSALAYAEGFLELAGQLETAGVREADVFVGSGGPTYAGLLLGACAHGGRIRVHGAPPHGLGAGAEEKVLGVARAAMQLLDLEVPVGPADVSLLGRGEGVYGYTYPPSVKAIWTIAQAEGVFLDPVYTGTGMAEMLRWAKDRGGETPLVFLHTGGVTTLFAYERELLGGRHLARVPARRISRLGMPNGRRARPVRT encoded by the coding sequence ATGCGTGATCGGCTTGCCGCCGGGCTGGCCCGCCGCCCGCACGCTCCGGTCGGAATCTTCCCGACGCCGCTGCAGCACATGGCGCAACTCTCCGGCCGTCTCAGCCGGCCCGTCTATTTTAAGCGCGAGGATCTCGCGGGGCTCGCGATCGGGGGAAGCAAGATTCGCATTTTGCGCCACACCGCGGGCGACGCGCTGAACCGCGGGGCGAACCTCTTTGTCGCGGGTGGCTACGTGCAGTCCAATCATCCGACGCAGGTGGCGTCGGTCGGATGCGCCCTCGGCATAGCCACTGAGCTCGTCCTCGACACGACGAAGGGCTGGGAAATGGAAGGCAACATGCTCCTCGCGACGCTCATGGGAGTCAGGGTGCACTACGTCCGCGAGGGCAGTTATGAGGCGGTTCGCGATGCCTGCCGGCGCCACGTCGCCCGCCTGAACAGCCGCGGGCGCCGCGCGCATCTGCTGACGCTGACCCCGGAGATCCACGCGCTGAGCGCGCTCGCCTACGCGGAAGGCTTCCTCGAGCTTGCCGGGCAACTCGAGACGGCCGGCGTCCGCGAGGCGGACGTATTTGTCGGTTCCGGCGGTCCGACGTACGCCGGGTTGCTGCTGGGCGCGTGCGCGCACGGCGGCCGCATTCGGGTGCACGGCGCGCCGCCGCACGGCCTTGGCGCCGGGGCGGAAGAGAAGGTGCTCGGCGTCGCGCGCGCCGCGATGCAGCTCCTGGACCTCGAGGTGCCGGTTGGTCCCGCCGACGTATCGCTCTTGGGTCGGGGAGAGGGTGTCTACGGCTATACATATCCGCCATCCGTCAAAGCGATCTGGACGATCGCGCAGGCCGAAGGCGTCTTTCTCGACCCCGTGTACACGGGCACGGGCATGGCGGAGATGCTCCGGTGGGCGAAGGACCGCGGAGGCGAGACACCGCTGGTGTTTCTCCACACCGGGGGCGTGACGACCCTCTTTGCGTATGAGCGTGAGTTGCTGGGCGGACGTCATCTCGCACGCGTTCCCGCGCGGCGCATTTCCCGTCTCGGGATGCCCAACGGGCGCCGGGCGCGGCCGGTGCGGACCTAG